A genomic region of Gadus macrocephalus chromosome 5, ASM3116895v1 contains the following coding sequences:
- the si:dkey-33c12.4 gene encoding nucleolin, with amino-acid sequence MPRKNKPEIFSAGLSVARVKEDTRMPRRQELLTNVIRRNTVHTAFPNPYTRGVFEQGLIQRSIFGLLHQNLYLNVHDNHQHHYYDGDHDDYDDYDDDDDDDDDYDDEYEDAQSNASSPLPPHPSLRLLTQEEADKHAKEEQEREERRKEKMERQKLKKLRRKEKKRLEKEQKNKERCELEQNQPSGSNDENVIQNTSKIKTEQSDVDAETEDKSVDGDSTRSSEEPEERMKAADIKSCISPSPRGQSRSPVPGERKGGVRRKKKTTKNTTSRERRRRPDREESPAISQTPPLPRDASADKKENMNGTLEVYSQKTAELAACGHRLASCGQYEQALEYFTEAIKYNPKEYKLFGNRSFCYERLQQYESALQDSEVALSLEPGWIKGHFRQGKALCGLKRYYEASLTYKNILRQESSSVEAASELKRAQCLHLMEMGFSGAEACEALKEHGTLEEALEALFIGGAEPEEGCCRDTQTQLVKGEEEEVEEEEEDEEERGEEDEGWTVLGRSRPHQARRRNAAPLKPVTDAPVKNAPKWEMYSVWVGSMAPTLTIPALHNLFNRAGHVTSVKMLVEQQCAFINYTRMEDCDRAIQLMDGLVVEGTPLAVRYPNRFLNEMNGQDGYPLPASRNPKECFFWRTNGCIKTVGCIFKHIPEHKHIDRDKLRP; translated from the exons ATGCCGAGGAAAAACAAGCCGGAGATCTTCTCAG CCGGACTCAGCGTCGCCAGGGTGAAGGAGGACACGAGGATGCCGCGCAGACAG GAATTGCTGACCAACGTGATTAGAAGAAATACGGTTCACACCGCGTTCCCCAATCCTTATACACGAGGGGTATTCG AACAAGGTTTGATCCAGCGGTCCATCTTTGGCCTTTTGCATCAGAACCTCTACCTAAACGTGCATGATAACCACCAACATCATTATTATGATGGCGAtcatgatgattatgatgattatgatgatgatgacgatgacgacgatgacTACGATGATGAATatgaagatgcccaaagcaacgCTTCTAGTCCGTTGCCTCCCCATCCCAGTTTGAGGCTGCTCACACAAGAG gaGGCTGATAAACACgcgaaggaggagcaggagagagaggaacgacgcaaggagaagatggagagacagaaacTGAAGAAGTTG CGTCGAAAAGAGAAGAAACgtctggagaaggagcagaagaaTAAAGAGAGATGT gaATTGGAACAGAACCAACCCTCAGGAAGTAATGATGAAAATGTTATTCAAAATACAAGTAAGATAAAAACCGAGCAGTCTGATGTTGACGCGGAAACGGAAGATAAAAGCGTAGACGGGGACAGCACCAGGAGTAGTGAGGAACCTGAAGAACGAATGAAG GCTGCGGACATAAAGAGTTGTataagcccctcccccaggggGCAGTCTCGCTCCCCGGTGccgggggagaggaaaggaggcgtgaggaggaagaagaagacgacgaAGAACACTACGTCGAGGgagaggcggcggcggccagaCAGGGAGGAGTCTCCTGCTATCTCCCAGACTCCTCCGCTCCCCAGAGACGCCAGTGCCGATAAGAAG GAGAATATGAACGGCACCCTAGAAGTTTATTCACAAAAAACAGCAGAACTAGCTG CGTGTGGACATCGCCTGGCCTCCTGTGGGCAGTATGAGCAGGCGCTGGAATACTTTACCGAGGCCATTAAATACAACCCCAAGGAATATAA gttaTTTGGTAACCGCTCGTTCTGCTACGAGCGGTTACAGCAGTACGAGTCGGCCCTGCAGGACTCTGAGGTGGCGCTGTCCCTGGAGCCCGGTTGGATCAAGGGCCACTTCAGACAGGGGAAGGCCCTCTGTGGTCtcaag CGCTACTACGAAGCCTCCTTGACGTATAAAAACATCCTGCGGCAAGAAAGCTCTTCTGTTGAAGCTGCAAGCGAGCTGAAGAGAGCCCAGTGTTTACACTTAATG GAAATGGGGTTCTCCGGGGCGGAGGCGTGCGAGGCGCTGAAGGAACACGGCACCCTGGAGGAGGCCCTGGAGGCGCTGTTCATAGGAGGAGCTGAGCCAG AGGAGGGGTGCTGCAGGGACACTCAGACCCAGCTGgtgaagggggaggaagaggaggtggaagaggaggaggaggacgaggaggagcggggagaggaggacgaggggtGGACGGTTTTGGGGCGTAGTCGGCCTCATCAGGCGAGGAGGCGGAACGCGGCGCCTCTTAAACCCGTCACCGACGCCCCCGTCAAGAACGCCCCCAAATG GGAGATGTACTCTGTGTGGGTTGGCTCCATGGCACCCACCCTCACAATACCAGCGCTGCACAACCTCTTCAAcag GGCGGGGCATGTGACCAGCGTTAAGATGCTGGTGGAGCAGCAGTGTGCCTTCATCAACTACACCCGGATGGAGGACTGTGACCGCGCCATTCAGCTCATGGAT gGTTTAGTGGTTGAAGGAACTCCCCTGGCTGTCCGTTATCCAAACAGATTTCTCAATGAGATGAACGGCCAAGATGGCTATCCACTTCCTGCTTCtag GAACCCGAAGGAGTGCTTCTTCTGGAGAACCAACGGCTGCATCAAGACGGTAGGCTGCATCTTCAAGCACATCCCGGAACACAAGCACATTGACCGGGACAAGCTCAGACCCTGA
- the nanos1 gene encoding nanos homolog 1, with translation MDLLDHGLFGARSPYNYTFNFWNDYLGLSTIVAKNKLHPPSLSANSITESLKATLGLDDSPLCACVTGHGGGGDAQADSCCCRCCCSGAPSGSSPPPLSIFDLKERLSLLRPYGHLLSPGDAPPQAEEREATYRGSFGAMDLHMGLALDRRRNKQQPHVHSGSGGGGRSGKPEPKVCVFCRNNGAPEEVYGSHILKTADGRVLCPILRAYTCPLCSANGDHAHTIKYCPLSRDHPSQRAAKGARTVHHKRLAIF, from the coding sequence ATGGACCTGTTGGACCACGGCCTGTTCGGCGCGCGCTCGCCCTACAACTACACCTTCAACTTCTGGAATGACTACCTGGGCCTATCCACCATCGTGGCGAAGAACAAGCTCCACCCGCCTTCCCTGAGCGCCAACTCCATCACTGAGTCCCTGAAGGCCACGCTGGGTCTGGACGACTCGCCGCTCTGCGCGTGTGTAACCGGGCACGGTGGCGGAGGAGACGCGCAAGCGGACagttgctgctgccgctgctgctgctccggtGCGCCGTCCGGCTCcagccctccacctctctccatctTCGACCTAAAGGAGCGCCTTTCGCTGCTCCGGCCCTACGGACACCTCCTCTCCCCGGGCGACGCCCCCCCGCAGGCGGAGGAGCGCGAGGCGACGTACAGAGGGAGCTTTGGTGCCATGGATCTCCACATGGGGCTCGCGCTGGACCGCCGGCGCAACAAGCAGCAGCCGCACGTGCACAGCggaagcggcggcggcggcaggagCGGCAAGCCCGAGCCCAAGGTGTGCGTGTTCTGCCGTAACAACGGCGCGCCGGAGGAGGTGTACGGCTCTCACATCCTGAAGACTGCGGACGGCAGGGTTCTCTGCCCCATCCTGCGCGCGTACACCTGCCCGCTGTGCAGCGCCAACGGGGACCACGCGCACACCATCAAGTACTGCCCGCTGTCGCGAGACCACCCGAGCCAGCGCGCGGCGAAGGGGGCGAGAACGGTCCATCACAAGAGGCTCGCGATATTCTAG